Part of the Natronobacterium gregoryi SP2 genome, CCGTCAGCGCGACGTCGATCTCGTCGATCCGTTCGGCCGTCCACGGCGATTTCTCGAGGACGACCAGGTCCCCGCGTTTGCCGACCTCGAGGGTGCCGAGGCGATCCTCGTCGAACGCGGCGTAGGCCGCCCCTCGAGTGTATGCCCGCAGCGCTTCTGTCACCGAGAGTCGCTGCGCTTCGGCAGACGCGGTGACCGCGTGGTGGACGCCGAGCAACGGATCGAGTGGCATACAGTCCGACCCAAACGCCAGTGGGACGCCAGCGTCGAGGACGCGCCGGAGGCGGTTCGTCCGCCGTCGCCGATCCTCACCGAGTCGCTGCGCATAGAGACCGTCCTCACCGGCCCAGCGATGGAAGTTCGGCTGCATCGAGGCGACGATGCCCGCCTCGGCCATGCGCTCTATGTGTTCGTCGGTCGCGAGTTCGACGTGTTCGATCCGGTGGCGCGACTCTGCGGGATCGTCGGTGTCCTCCAGCGCCGAGATCGTCTCCTCGATCGCCTCGTCACCGATAGCGTGGGCAGTCACCTGGAAGTCCTCGTCGTCGGCGCGAGCGACGATCTCGCCGAGTTCGTCGGGGTCGACGACCCACTCGCCGGTGTTTTCGTCGTCGCCCTCGTAGGGTTCGAACAGTTTCGCCGTCAGCGCGCCGATACTGCCGTCGGTGTAGCTCTTGATCGCACCCGTCTGTACGCGATCACTTCCAGCGTTCGTCGCGAGGCCGACCTCCGCGACGCTCTCTATGTGATCCGCCCAGTAGTTGATGCGCACGCGCGTCGGTAGTTTGCCCGCGGCCTCGAGGTCTCGGTAGACGCGCGGCGCTTTCGAGTTGCGCACCATGTCGTGAACGCCGGTGACACCGCGTTCGACGGCGTACTCGAGGCCGGCGGTGACGAGGTCGTGGGTCTCCTCGGAGCCCGGTGCGATCCCCTTGCGGACGATTTCGGCGGCGTCCTCGACGACGACACCCGTCGGCTCGCCGTCCGGACCGCGTCGCACGTCGTCTTCGGGGAGGTCACCCGCGAACCGCTCGAGGGCGACGGAGTTCAGCGACGCGGCGTGCATATCCACCCGGAGCGCGACGACGGGACGCTCCTCGCTAACCCGGTCGAGGTCTTCGCGGGTGAGGTACGCTGCGTCGTCCCACTCGCTTTCGTCGTAGCCAAAGCCCTGGACCCACTCGTGGTCGGTCTCGTCGGCGCGGGCAGCGAGGCGCTCGAGACATTCCTCGGAACTCTCGGCCCCCGAGAGGTCCGCGTGGACGAGATACCGCCCGAGGTTCTCGATGTGCGTGTGTGCGTCGATGAATCCAGGCAGAACGACCCGTCCCTCACAGTCGATCACGTCGGTCTCGACGCCCTCGAGAAACTCGATCTCGTACTCGTCGCCGATCCGGACGATTTCGCCGTCGCGAACGGCGAGTGCCTCGTGAGTCTCGTCCGGGTCCGTCAGCGTGTGTACCTCCGCGTTCGTCACCAGGAGGTCC contains:
- a CDS encoding amidohydrolase, encoding MTDAADLLVTNAEVHTLTDPDETHEALAVRDGEIVRIGDEYEIEFLEGVETDVIDCEGRVVLPGFIDAHTHIENLGRYLVHADLSGAESSEECLERLAARADETDHEWVQGFGYDESEWDDAAYLTREDLDRVSEERPVVALRVDMHAASLNSVALERFAGDLPEDDVRRGPDGEPTGVVVEDAAEIVRKGIAPGSEETHDLVTAGLEYAVERGVTGVHDMVRNSKAPRVYRDLEAAGKLPTRVRINYWADHIESVAEVGLATNAGSDRVQTGAIKSYTDGSIGALTAKLFEPYEGDDENTGEWVVDPDELGEIVARADDEDFQVTAHAIGDEAIEETISALEDTDDPAESRHRIEHVELATDEHIERMAEAGIVASMQPNFHRWAGEDGLYAQRLGEDRRRRTNRLRRVLDAGVPLAFGSDCMPLDPLLGVHHAVTASAEAQRLSVTEALRAYTRGAAYAAFDEDRLGTLEVGKRGDLVVLEKSPWTAERIDEIDVALTVVDGEVVFDRRS